A window from bacterium encodes these proteins:
- a CDS encoding response regulator, with protein MRHRPRVLCVDDERLNRTIVRDMLDSADFEFLEAGNGEEALRILGEIPADIILLDVNMPGMDGFEVCRTVKGSSALRHIPIIMITALNQSEDRIQGIEAGADDYITKPFRESEVLARIRMLLKVKELNAKLNDAYSTIKNLTTFGESIIQTFQPTDFDLLFAMDSIVSQLIRHNGSATKPTTIILGVGEEQKCHFYRYASIGGKVNKTSLNLKQESCAPFSVASGKPTVHYYNAADLADSPFTDFISALETTGTAIDNMVAYASPSLSLYALNYGTDVSGYEATVLESLIMQTLFLKSLSNQVTETEDAFIYTVYSLARAAEAQDEDTGGHIMRVGAFCSSIAEKMGLSDRFSRTIRVQAALHDIGKLHTPTIILKKPGRLDKDEWKEMKKHTFYGAQIIGEHKRFQMGKNIAISHHEKWDGSGYPSGIPGEKIPVEGRIMALADTYDALRNRRVYKPAFPHHEACRVILEGDDRTLPGHFDPDIMRIFENNMGLFEEMFEKESEN; from the coding sequence ATGCGACACCGGCCCCGCGTGCTGTGCGTCGATGACGAGCGGCTCAACCGAACCATTGTCCGGGACATGCTTGATTCGGCCGATTTCGAGTTTCTGGAAGCCGGGAACGGGGAGGAAGCTCTCCGGATTCTGGGCGAGATCCCGGCGGACATCATCCTTCTCGACGTCAACATGCCGGGGATGGATGGGTTTGAAGTCTGTCGCACCGTAAAGGGCAGCAGCGCCCTCAGGCACATTCCGATCATCATGATCACTGCCCTCAACCAGTCCGAGGACAGGATCCAGGGGATCGAGGCGGGAGCGGATGATTACATCACCAAGCCGTTCCGTGAGAGCGAAGTCCTCGCGCGCATCAGGATGCTCCTGAAGGTCAAGGAACTCAACGCAAAACTAAACGACGCCTATAGCACCATCAAGAACCTGACCACCTTCGGCGAATCGATCATCCAGACGTTCCAACCCACCGATTTCGACCTTCTTTTCGCCATGGACAGCATCGTCAGCCAACTGATCCGCCATAACGGTTCCGCGACCAAACCGACAACGATCATCCTTGGAGTCGGGGAGGAGCAGAAGTGTCACTTTTACAGATATGCAAGCATAGGCGGCAAGGTGAACAAAACCTCATTGAACCTGAAACAGGAAAGCTGCGCACCATTTTCCGTAGCTTCGGGTAAACCCACTGTGCATTATTACAATGCTGCGGATCTGGCCGATTCACCCTTTACGGATTTTATAAGCGCCCTCGAAACAACCGGGACGGCCATCGACAACATGGTGGCCTATGCCAGCCCCTCCCTTTCCCTTTACGCTCTCAACTACGGGACCGACGTGTCCGGCTACGAAGCTACTGTCCTCGAAAGCCTGATCATGCAGACCCTTTTCCTCAAGTCCCTGTCGAATCAGGTAACCGAGACGGAAGATGCCTTCATTTACACCGTCTACAGCCTGGCCCGCGCGGCGGAAGCCCAGGACGAGGACACCGGTGGCCACATCATGAGGGTTGGGGCGTTCTGCTCCAGCATCGCCGAGAAGATGGGCCTGTCCGACCGTTTTTCCCGCACCATCCGCGTCCAGGCCGCACTCCACGACATCGGCAAACTGCACACTCCCACTATCATCCTGAAAAAACCGGGCCGTCTGGACAAGGATGAGTGGAAGGAGATGAAAAAACACACGTTTTACGGAGCCCAGATCATCGGGGAGCACAAGCGATTCCAGATGGGCAAGAACATCGCGATTTCCCACCATGAAAAGTGGGACGGGTCAGGCTACCCCAGCGGGATCCCGGGCGAGAAGATCCCGGTGGAGGGGCGCATCATGGCCCTGGCCGACACCTACGATGCCCTGAGAAACCGGAGGGTCTACAAACCAGCCTTCCCCCACCACGAGGCCTGCCGCGTCATCCTGGAAGGGGACGACCGGACACTGCCGGGCCATTTCGACCCTGACATCATGAGGATCTTCGAAAACAACATGGGGCTGTTCGAGGAGATGTTCGAAAAAGAATCCGAAAATTAG
- the rsmI gene encoding 16S rRNA (cytidine(1402)-2'-O)-methyltransferase — MSTDTGTLYVVATPIGNLGDITRRAAEILGKVDIVAAEDTRHSRKLLAALGLSPNLLSYREHNREGAGRKILQELSRGRDVAVITDAGTPGISDPGHHLVALCLREGITVTPVPGPCAATTLMSVSGIELTRFLFQGFLPPKAGARKETLLELAASGYPVVLYESPNRVMATLREIAAVMGDRKLVLGREITKIHEQFVRGTALEVAGGLQQHQIRGEVTILVEGAPPRQRHVDLVAAVKRLRKEGLSASKTAAVLAQITGEDRKEIYKMASEL; from the coding sequence ATGTCCACAGACACAGGCACCCTTTACGTTGTGGCGACACCTATCGGCAACCTCGGGGACATCACACGGCGCGCTGCGGAAATCCTCGGGAAGGTGGACATTGTCGCCGCTGAAGATACCCGCCACAGCCGCAAACTTCTCGCGGCCCTCGGTCTGAGTCCGAACCTCCTGAGCTACCGGGAGCATAATCGTGAAGGGGCTGGAAGGAAGATTCTCCAGGAGTTGTCAAGAGGTCGGGATGTTGCTGTCATCACCGACGCCGGCACCCCCGGGATTTCTGACCCGGGACACCACCTCGTCGCCCTCTGCCTCCGGGAGGGGATCACGGTGACACCGGTTCCGGGGCCCTGCGCCGCGACCACCCTCATGTCGGTCTCCGGCATTGAGTTGACACGGTTTCTGTTCCAGGGTTTCCTCCCGCCCAAGGCCGGCGCCAGGAAAGAAACCTTGCTGGAACTGGCCGCCTCCGGTTACCCCGTTGTGCTCTACGAATCCCCGAACCGTGTCATGGCGACGTTGAGGGAGATCGCCGCGGTCATGGGTGATCGCAAGCTGGTCCTGGGACGGGAGATCACCAAAATACACGAACAGTTCGTGCGCGGCACAGCCCTTGAGGTTGCCGGCGGCCTGCAGCAACACCAGATCAGGGGGGAGGTTACGATCCTTGTCGAAGGGGCTCCTCCCCGCCAACGACACGTGGATCTGGTTGCGGCGGTAAAGCGGCTTCGAAAGGAGGGGCTGTCCGCTTCAAAAACGGCAGCCGTCCTCGCCCAGATCACGGGTGAGGACAGGAAAGAGATCTATAAGATGGCGAGTGAACTTTGA
- a CDS encoding ATP-dependent 6-phosphofructokinase has translation MRIGILTGGGDCPGLNAVIRAVTRKGIQEGDNILGILHGWKGMMTGQHEELTLRAVSGLIHRGGTILHTSRTNPFKEEGGSKQVLVTFKRLGLDALVVIGGEDTLGVANRLYEEHHLPIVGVPKTIDNDLSGTEVTFGFDTAVSVATEAIDRLHTTAESHDRVMVVEVMGRHAGWIAVHSGLAGGADAILIPEKLFDLDAVSESIRARHARGKSFSIVVVAEGSRLDDKHGEGLVKQNEEIDEFGHVRLGGIGHFLAKELEQRTGFETRVSVLGHVQRGGSPTAHDRILATLFGVKAHELVKLGKFGMMAAMVCGKIDAVLLAEAVKELKTVDMDLYDIAGIFFG, from the coding sequence ATGAGGATCGGAATCTTGACAGGTGGGGGGGATTGCCCCGGTCTGAACGCGGTTATCCGCGCAGTGACGAGGAAGGGGATCCAGGAGGGGGACAACATCCTCGGGATCCTCCACGGCTGGAAGGGGATGATGACGGGTCAGCACGAGGAGTTGACGTTGCGGGCCGTCTCGGGACTCATCCACAGGGGAGGCACCATTCTCCATACCTCCCGGACCAACCCCTTCAAGGAAGAGGGGGGCAGTAAACAGGTTCTGGTCACCTTCAAGCGGCTCGGTCTGGATGCCCTGGTGGTTATCGGCGGCGAGGACACCCTTGGCGTGGCGAACAGGCTGTACGAGGAGCACCACCTTCCCATCGTGGGAGTCCCCAAGACCATCGACAACGACCTGTCCGGCACCGAAGTCACCTTCGGTTTTGACACGGCTGTATCCGTCGCCACGGAGGCTATCGACCGGCTTCACACCACGGCCGAATCCCACGACCGTGTCATGGTCGTGGAGGTTATGGGGCGTCACGCCGGCTGGATAGCTGTCCACTCCGGGTTGGCCGGGGGTGCCGATGCCATTCTCATTCCTGAAAAGCTCTTCGACCTGGATGCAGTATCAGAGTCGATCCGCGCGCGTCATGCCCGGGGAAAAAGCTTTTCCATCGTCGTCGTGGCGGAAGGGTCGAGGCTCGATGACAAACATGGTGAAGGCCTCGTCAAACAGAATGAGGAGATAGACGAATTCGGCCACGTGCGTCTGGGCGGGATCGGCCATTTTCTCGCCAAGGAGCTGGAACAACGCACCGGTTTCGAGACGAGAGTCTCCGTCCTGGGTCACGTGCAGAGGGGTGGCTCCCCGACGGCCCATGACAGGATCCTGGCAACCCTCTTCGGGGTCAAGGCTCATGAACTGGTCAAGCTTGGAAAGTTCGGGATGATGGCCGCCATGGTCTGCGGCAAGATAGACGCTGTGCTTCTTGCGGAGGCGGTCAAGGAATTAAAGACCGTGGATATGGACCTGTACGATATCGCGGGGATCTTCTTTGGATAA
- a CDS encoding NAD(P)-dependent glycerol-3-phosphate dehydrogenase encodes MAVIGGGSWGTALAIHCARIGMPVSLWVYEKDLAARMADSRINDVYLPGVTLPETIQPTGSFADCLLGARMVMSVVPSHVARAVWSEAHSYLPVDAVIINATKGIEEGTYLTSSGVLAESIGGNIQDRMVTLSGPTFAREVAQGLPAAAVIAAVKADLARDVQMALNSDSLRFYTNADPVGVEVAASLKNVMAIAVGICDGLELGLNARAALITRGLAELARLGTALGADPLTFQGLAGVGDLVLTCTGDLSRNRTLGLRLGKGEKLARITASTPMVAEGVKTTRSAHGLAEREGVDMPITAEIYQVLYGSRDPLDALRTLMSRSPKSENV; translated from the coding sequence ATGGCAGTCATCGGTGGAGGAAGCTGGGGTACTGCGCTGGCTATCCACTGCGCCAGGATCGGCATGCCGGTGAGCCTGTGGGTTTACGAGAAGGATCTGGCGGCCAGAATGGCCGATTCGAGGATAAATGACGTCTACCTGCCGGGGGTGACTCTGCCCGAAACCATTCAACCTACCGGGAGTTTTGCGGACTGCCTGTTGGGCGCCAGGATGGTGATGTCGGTAGTGCCGTCCCACGTGGCGCGAGCGGTATGGAGTGAGGCGCATTCCTACCTCCCCGTCGATGCCGTTATCATCAACGCCACCAAGGGGATCGAGGAGGGGACCTATCTCACCAGCTCGGGCGTCCTGGCTGAATCCATCGGGGGAAATATCCAGGACCGCATGGTAACGCTCTCAGGTCCCACCTTTGCCAGGGAAGTGGCCCAGGGACTCCCTGCGGCCGCTGTGATCGCAGCCGTGAAGGCCGATCTGGCCCGGGACGTTCAGATGGCCCTGAACTCTGACAGCCTGCGGTTCTACACCAATGCCGATCCCGTGGGTGTCGAGGTCGCCGCTTCCCTCAAGAACGTCATGGCCATCGCGGTAGGGATCTGTGACGGCCTGGAGCTTGGCCTTAACGCCAGGGCGGCCCTGATCACCAGGGGGCTTGCTGAGCTGGCAAGGCTCGGAACCGCTCTCGGGGCCGATCCCCTGACATTCCAGGGACTTGCCGGGGTGGGTGACCTGGTCCTGACCTGCACCGGAGACCTTTCCCGGAACCGGACACTCGGCCTGCGGTTGGGAAAAGGTGAAAAGCTCGCCCGGATCACCGCATCCACCCCTATGGTGGCTGAGGGGGTCAAGACGACCCGGTCAGCCCACGGCCTGGCAGAGCGCGAGGGTGTGGACATGCCCATCACCGCGGAGATCTACCAGGTTCTCTACGGGTCCCGGGACCCGCTGGATGCGCTCAGGACGCTCATGAGCCGATCGCCCAAGAGCGAGAATGTATAA
- a CDS encoding DUF4177 domain-containing protein, with protein sequence MYKVVETQLVTDDVIEDIINCWVAKGWLLDSIRFAMSDASRRPAMAFILFVREDAGPGEGEKDGTEP encoded by the coding sequence ATGTATAAGGTCGTTGAAACCCAGTTGGTGACTGATGATGTCATCGAGGACATCATCAACTGCTGGGTTGCCAAGGGGTGGCTTTTAGACAGCATACGTTTTGCCATGAGCGACGCCAGCCGGAGGCCGGCCATGGCCTTTATCCTTTTTGTCCGTGAAGACGCGGGACCTGGTGAAGGAGAAAAAGATGGAACAGAGCCCTGA
- a CDS encoding RDD family protein — translation MEQSPDLPKASVLKRIMARLVDGLVAWALALVMPPVGILAGLLYLAAADGVQKGQSLGKMVFGLEVMTREGELCDLKGSIYRNIPFVLALLFAAVPLLGWILLVIAGIPILLIELWLVIVDDHGNRLGDRIAGTTVVERVH, via the coding sequence ATGGAACAGAGCCCTGATCTGCCCAAGGCAAGCGTACTCAAGAGGATCATGGCGCGTCTTGTGGACGGTCTCGTGGCGTGGGCTCTCGCCCTGGTCATGCCGCCTGTGGGGATCCTCGCAGGCCTTCTGTATCTCGCCGCCGCCGACGGTGTCCAGAAGGGTCAGAGCCTTGGAAAGATGGTGTTCGGTCTCGAGGTGATGACACGGGAGGGGGAGCTGTGTGACCTGAAGGGTTCCATCTACCGGAATATCCCCTTCGTCCTTGCACTGCTTTTTGCCGCGGTTCCCCTCCTGGGATGGATCCTCCTGGTTATTGCGGGTATTCCCATCCTCCTCATCGAGCTGTGGCTTGTCATCGTGGATGATCATGGAAACCGTCTCGGTGATCGTATCGCCGGAACCACCGTGGTGGAGCGGGTCCACTGA
- a CDS encoding phosphatidylglycerophosphatase A, whose product MNGRTPGTGFLRFVATGLGTGYSPVAPGTVGTLAAIPLYLALAPAGVIPYLAILAGVVLIGVYAADHMEKALRIKDPGLVVIDEIAGYLVTMFLSPPDILHVAAGFFLFRFFDIFKPPPVRQAERFFPGGLGIMADDLLAGVYAWAGLRIMEVLFL is encoded by the coding sequence CTGAACGGCAGAACACCCGGAACCGGCTTTCTCCGATTCGTAGCCACCGGTCTGGGGACCGGTTATTCGCCCGTTGCCCCAGGCACTGTGGGTACGCTGGCGGCGATCCCCCTTTATCTCGCCCTGGCGCCGGCGGGCGTCATCCCTTACCTGGCTATCCTGGCCGGGGTGGTCCTGATCGGAGTATACGCTGCCGATCACATGGAAAAGGCCCTTCGGATCAAGGATCCCGGACTGGTCGTCATCGACGAGATCGCGGGGTATCTCGTCACCATGTTTCTCTCGCCGCCTGACATTCTCCATGTGGCCGCCGGTTTCTTTCTGTTCAGGTTCTTCGACATATTCAAGCCGCCGCCTGTGCGCCAGGCTGAACGGTTTTTCCCGGGCGGTCTGGGGATCATGGCCGACGATCTCCTGGCCGGCGTCTACGCGTGGGCAGGGTTGAGGATCATGGAGGTCCTTTTCCTTTGA
- a CDS encoding CinA family protein, giving the protein MKVQELCVRRGLTLAVAESCTGGLLGGSLTALPGSSGYFLGGIIAYSNRLKTDLLNVPADLLESEGAVSRSVAEIMAREVTVVTGADCGISVTGVAGPSGGTVDKPVGTVWIGIAVPAGTISRLYHFSGHRDEVREQAVAAALGLFLEIAGETV; this is encoded by the coding sequence TTGAAGGTTCAGGAACTCTGCGTCCGTAGAGGGTTGACACTGGCAGTGGCGGAATCGTGCACGGGAGGTCTCCTCGGAGGCAGTCTGACGGCGCTTCCCGGAAGTTCCGGATATTTTCTCGGCGGCATCATCGCCTACTCCAACCGTCTTAAAACCGACCTTTTGAACGTTCCGGCCGACCTCCTGGAATCCGAGGGGGCGGTGAGCAGGTCAGTGGCCGAGATTATGGCAAGAGAGGTTACCGTTGTCACCGGCGCTGATTGCGGGATCTCGGTCACCGGTGTCGCCGGACCGTCGGGCGGGACCGTGGATAAACCGGTGGGGACTGTGTGGATCGGTATCGCGGTACCTGCGGGGACGATCTCCCGGCTGTACCATTTTTCAGGACACCGCGATGAGGTGAGGGAACAGGCGGTTGCCGCGGCTCTTGGCCTGTTCCTCGAGATAGCCGGGGAAACCGTTTGA
- the thpR gene encoding RNA 2',3'-cyclic phosphodiesterase, producing MELEIKSLRIFLAIPIAPDILEALGKGVETLRETRAPVSWVRPGGMHLTVKFLGDTEPEWIAPLADSLAGICGLIEPFPVSVAGMGAYPSLRRPRVIWAGVEELSGTLLRLHEGVDNVCAGMGWPREKRKFSPHVTVGRVKGNINLARLSAAMGEIEDEHWGDQEVMSMVLYRSHLEKGGARYEEMRIFPFLTNQ from the coding sequence ATGGAATTGGAAATCAAGTCGCTGCGGATTTTCCTCGCCATCCCCATTGCACCCGATATCCTCGAAGCCTTGGGGAAGGGTGTTGAAACCCTCCGGGAGACCCGGGCGCCGGTCAGCTGGGTCCGTCCGGGAGGCATGCACCTTACCGTTAAGTTCCTCGGGGATACCGAGCCGGAGTGGATAGCCCCCCTTGCGGACTCGTTGGCCGGGATCTGCGGCCTGATCGAACCGTTTCCTGTCTCTGTGGCCGGGATGGGAGCTTACCCAAGCCTGCGCCGGCCGAGGGTGATCTGGGCCGGGGTGGAAGAACTCTCAGGAACCCTGCTGCGTCTGCACGAAGGGGTCGATAATGTGTGTGCCGGGATGGGTTGGCCCAGGGAAAAAAGAAAGTTTTCCCCCCACGTCACAGTCGGGCGCGTGAAAGGGAATATCAACCTCGCCCGCCTTTCCGCTGCCATGGGCGAGATAGAGGACGAGCACTGGGGTGACCAGGAGGTGATGTCCATGGTGCTGTACCGGAGTCACCTGGAGAAGGGCGGGGCGAGGTATGAGGAAATGAGAATTTTCCCTTTCCTTACAAATCAATGA
- the recA gene encoding recombinase RecA translates to MTQKTEKEKAIEAAVTQIERQFGKGSIMRLGSDEAVPGVPVISTGALPLDIALGVGGVPRGRVTEIYGPESSGKTTMMLHVIAEAQKEGGVAAFIDAEHALDVGYARKLGVRTDDLLISQPDTGEQALEIVEMLLRSGAMDIIVIDSVAALVPRAEIEGEMGDSHMGLQARLMSQALRKLTGAISKTRTALVFINQIRMKIGVMFGNPETTTGGNALKFYSSVRMDIRRIGTLKDGDKPVGSRVRVKVVKNKLAPPFRQAEFDMIDGEGVSREGALIDMALEAGFVTRSGAWYSYGDERIGQGRENARQFLKDNPETAGEIEKKVRQHFGIGKPDEENRSDEQ, encoded by the coding sequence ATGACTCAGAAAACCGAAAAAGAGAAGGCCATCGAGGCGGCTGTCACCCAGATCGAGAGACAGTTCGGCAAGGGCTCCATCATGAGGCTGGGGTCTGACGAAGCGGTTCCCGGGGTACCGGTTATCAGCACCGGAGCCCTTCCCCTGGACATCGCATTGGGTGTCGGGGGCGTCCCACGTGGCAGGGTGACCGAGATCTACGGACCGGAGTCCTCCGGGAAGACCACCATGATGCTCCACGTGATCGCCGAGGCTCAGAAAGAGGGCGGAGTAGCGGCGTTCATCGACGCTGAGCATGCCCTTGACGTTGGTTACGCGAGAAAGCTCGGCGTTCGTACGGATGACCTCCTCATCTCCCAGCCGGACACGGGAGAGCAGGCGCTGGAGATCGTCGAAATGCTGCTCCGCAGCGGGGCCATGGACATCATCGTCATCGATTCGGTTGCGGCCCTGGTTCCCCGGGCCGAGATCGAGGGTGAGATGGGCGATTCCCACATGGGCCTCCAGGCACGGCTCATGTCCCAGGCCCTGCGAAAACTGACCGGGGCGATAAGCAAAACGAGAACAGCCCTGGTCTTCATCAACCAGATCCGGATGAAGATCGGTGTCATGTTCGGGAACCCGGAGACCACCACCGGCGGGAACGCCCTGAAGTTCTATTCGTCTGTCCGCATGGATATCCGCCGTATCGGCACTCTCAAGGATGGTGACAAGCCTGTGGGCAGCCGCGTCAGGGTCAAGGTCGTGAAAAACAAGCTGGCCCCGCCTTTCCGCCAGGCAGAGTTCGACATGATCGACGGGGAAGGGGTCTCCAGGGAAGGTGCCCTCATCGACATGGCCCTGGAGGCCGGTTTCGTAACCAGGAGCGGAGCCTGGTACTCCTACGGCGACGAACGTATCGGCCAGGGCCGGGAAAACGCCCGGCAGTTCCTCAAGGACAACCCGGAGACCGCCGGTGAGATCGAGAAGAAGGTCCGGCAGCATTTCGGGATCGGTAAGCCGGACGAGGAAAACAGGAGTGATGAGCAATGA
- a CDS encoding PilT/PilU family type 4a pilus ATPase, translating into MSEQDILDINELLKASSAYKASDLHIKVGNPPVLRVDGRLHPMPSIRRVTQEDVMKIAFSVMNDAQKEKFKRSNEIDIAYSVPGLGRFRVNIFQQRGTIGLVFRLIPVKILTIEDLDLPPVLGTMALRPRGLILVTGTTGSGKSTSLAAMIHHINENRTSHIITVEDPIEYLHRDVKSIVNQREVGSDTLSFGAALKSALRQDPDVIMVGEMRDFETIETALVAAETGHLVMSTVHTVDAMETVNRIISVFPPYQQKQVRMQLAGVLQGIISMRLVPKSDGKGRVPAVEVLVATNRVKECIIDKDRTVELTDIIASGYTQYGMQSFDQALMMLFKKNLITYEEALRQSTRPDDFALKVKGIDGTADAWSELEKMQSDDQKEVEASAPGGTSEDGDKLKLDRF; encoded by the coding sequence ATGAGCGAGCAGGATATCCTTGATATCAATGAGCTTCTGAAAGCCTCTTCCGCCTACAAGGCATCCGATCTTCACATCAAGGTCGGCAACCCGCCGGTGCTGCGGGTGGACGGCCGTCTGCATCCCATGCCCAGTATCAGGAGGGTCACACAGGAAGATGTGATGAAGATCGCTTTCTCCGTCATGAACGACGCCCAGAAGGAGAAGTTCAAGCGGAGCAATGAGATCGATATTGCCTACAGCGTGCCCGGTCTGGGCCGGTTCAGGGTCAACATTTTTCAGCAGAGGGGTACGATCGGGCTCGTCTTCAGGCTCATCCCGGTCAAGATCCTGACCATCGAGGATCTCGATCTGCCCCCGGTGCTGGGAACCATGGCGTTAAGGCCCCGGGGCCTGATCCTCGTAACGGGTACCACTGGAAGCGGAAAGTCCACGTCCCTCGCCGCCATGATCCACCACATCAACGAGAACCGCACCTCTCATATCATCACGGTGGAAGATCCCATCGAGTATCTGCATCGCGATGTCAAGTCCATCGTCAACCAGAGAGAGGTGGGATCGGACACCCTGTCCTTCGGCGCGGCCCTTAAAAGCGCGCTGAGGCAGGATCCGGACGTTATCATGGTCGGTGAGATGCGGGACTTCGAGACCATCGAGACGGCTCTGGTGGCAGCCGAGACGGGCCACCTGGTCATGAGCACTGTCCACACGGTGGACGCCATGGAAACAGTGAACCGGATCATCTCCGTGTTCCCGCCCTACCAGCAAAAGCAGGTCCGCATGCAGCTCGCCGGTGTTCTCCAGGGGATCATCTCCATGAGGCTCGTGCCGAAATCCGACGGCAAGGGGCGGGTTCCGGCAGTCGAGGTCCTGGTCGCCACCAACCGCGTCAAGGAGTGCATCATCGACAAGGACAGGACGGTCGAACTTACCGACATCATCGCTTCCGGGTACACGCAGTACGGCATGCAGTCCTTCGATCAGGCTCTCATGATGCTGTTCAAGAAAAACCTCATCACCTACGAGGAAGCCCTGAGGCAGAGCACCCGGCCGGACGACTTTGCCCTCAAGGTCAAGGGGATCGACGGCACTGCGGACGCGTGGTCCGAGTTGGAGAAGATGCAGAGCGATGATCAGAAAGAGGTTGAGGCATCGGCCCCCGGAGGGACGAGTGAAGACGGGGATAAGCTGAAGCTCGACCGGTTCTGA
- a CDS encoding regulatory protein RecX, whose amino-acid sequence MAGGNEAASARRWALQALTRRMHTTREIRTGLERRGFDRDVIDGVVAGLVRLKYVDDRQFAEVWISSRSALRLHGRLRLARDLKQKGVSEKLIREAMELSLTVEAELEFARKAAEKKVRNLRSAGPRARAALYRHLSSRGFTADVVRAVLDDIDLEEKLS is encoded by the coding sequence ATGGCCGGGGGAAATGAGGCAGCATCCGCCAGGAGATGGGCCCTGCAGGCGCTGACTCGCCGGATGCACACGACGCGTGAAATTCGGACCGGACTGGAAAGGCGCGGGTTCGACCGGGACGTCATCGACGGTGTGGTCGCCGGGCTTGTCAGGCTCAAATATGTGGACGACCGGCAGTTCGCGGAAGTCTGGATAAGCAGCCGATCGGCTCTCCGTCTTCACGGCCGTCTCAGACTGGCAAGGGACCTGAAACAAAAGGGAGTTTCCGAAAAACTCATCCGGGAAGCCATGGAACTGTCGCTCACCGTGGAAGCAGAACTGGAATTCGCCCGCAAAGCCGCTGAAAAGAAGGTCCGAAATCTCCGATCCGCAGGTCCCAGGGCCAGGGCGGCCCTGTATCGGCATCTGAGTTCGAGGGGTTTTACGGCCGACGTGGTGCGCGCCGTCCTGGACGACATCGATCTTGAGGAGAAACTGTCTTGA